From Molothrus aeneus isolate 106 chromosome 18, BPBGC_Maene_1.0, whole genome shotgun sequence, a single genomic window includes:
- the PITPNB gene encoding phosphatidylinositol transfer protein beta isoform, with protein MVLIKEFRVVLPCSVQEYQVGQLYSVAEASKNETGGGEGIQVLKNEPYEQDGEKGQYTHKIYHLKSKVPGFVRMIAPEGSLVFHEKAWNAYPYCRTIVTNEYMKDDFFIKIETWHKPDLGTTENVHNLDPNTWKSVEVVHIDIADRTQVEPGDYKADEDPALFQSVKTKRGPLGPNWKKELATDEECPKMCAYKLVTIKFKWWGLQNKVENFIQKQEKRIFTNFHRQLFCWIDKWIELTMEDIRRMEDETQKELEALRNQGQVRGTSAANDE; from the exons ATGGTGCTGATCAAGGAGTT ccGAGTGGTTTTACCTTGCTCCGTGCAAGAG TATCAAGTTGGGCAACTTTATTCTGTGGCAGAAGCTAGCAAAAACGAAACAGGAGGTGGGGAAGGAATTCAGGTCTTAAAAAACGAGCCTTATGAACAGGATGGCGAGAAGGGACAATATACTCACAAAATCTATCATTTAAAGAG tAAAGTCCCTGGGTTTGTAAGGATGATTGCTCCAGAAGGCTCCCTGGTGTTCCATGAGAAGGCCTGGAATGCATATCCCTACTGTAGAACAA TTGTGACA aatgAATACATGAAAGATGACTTCTTCATAAAAATTGAGACCTGGCATAAACCAGATTTGGGAACAACAGAGAAC gttcACAATTTAGATCCAAACACATGGAAGAGTGTTGAGGTTGTCCATATTGACATTGCAGATAGAACTCAAGTAGAACCAGGA GACTACAAAGCTGATGAAGATCCTGCATTATTCCAGTCAGTTAAGACAAAGAGAGGACCTCTGGGGCCAAACTGGAAG AAGGAGTTAGCAACTGATGAGGAGTGTCCCAAAATGTGTGCTTACAAATTGGTGACCATCAAATTTAAGTGGTGGGGACTGCAGAACAAAGTGGAAAATTTTATACAAAAG caagaaaaaaggaTATTTACCAACTTCCACCGCCAGCTGTTCTGTTGGATTGACAAGTGGATTGAGCTGACTATGGAGGACATCAGGAGGATGGAGGATGAAACCCAGAAGGAGCTGGAAGCG CTGCGTAACCAAGGCCAAGTGAGAGGAACGAGTGCTGCCA